One region of Xylanimonas ulmi genomic DNA includes:
- a CDS encoding phosphomannomutase/phosphoglucomutase — MTVDLTSIIKAYDVRGTVPDPFSPAVAEAVGAAFARVVVLPQPGEAGRRPEVVIGNDMRDSGPALVEAFARGLTAAGVDVLRIGLCSTDGLYYASGVREAPGAMFTASHNPAIYNGIKLCRPGARPVGEETGLAEVRSLAQQFLDEGLPDPVAELGTVREADLLGDYAAFLRSLVDLSGIRPLKVVVDAGNGMGGHTVPAVLGTGAGLPALPLDIVPLYFELDGSFPNHEANPLEPANLVDLQRAVVAHGADLGLAFDGDADRCFVVDERGRAVSPSAVTALVGLRELAKEKAAGREASVIHNLITSRAVPELLTAAGATTVRTRVGHSFIKAQMAQHQAVFGGEHSAHYYFRDFWFADTGMLAAMHVLAALGGQAHPMSALSEMYEPYVASGEINSRVADVPAARARVLDAYLAAYPDVEVDELDGVTVSHWEGQPRWWFNLRASNTEPLLRLNVEAADEDIMEKVRDDVLALVRAEPTAAVEPSPAVEPSPAVEPSPAVEPVETPEAK; from the coding sequence GTGACCGTCGACCTCACCTCGATCATCAAGGCCTACGACGTGCGGGGCACCGTCCCCGACCCGTTCTCACCCGCCGTCGCCGAGGCTGTCGGCGCCGCGTTCGCGCGCGTCGTCGTGCTGCCGCAGCCCGGGGAGGCGGGACGGCGTCCCGAGGTCGTCATCGGCAACGACATGCGCGACTCGGGCCCCGCCCTCGTCGAGGCGTTCGCACGCGGGCTGACCGCGGCGGGCGTCGACGTCCTGCGCATCGGCCTGTGCTCTACCGACGGCCTGTACTACGCCTCGGGCGTGCGCGAGGCGCCGGGGGCGATGTTCACCGCCTCGCACAACCCCGCGATCTACAACGGCATCAAGCTGTGCCGTCCCGGCGCCCGCCCGGTCGGCGAGGAGACGGGCCTGGCCGAGGTCCGCTCGCTCGCGCAGCAGTTCCTCGACGAGGGGCTGCCGGACCCGGTCGCCGAGCTCGGGACGGTGCGCGAGGCCGACCTGCTGGGCGACTACGCGGCGTTCCTGCGCTCCCTCGTGGACCTGTCGGGCATCCGCCCGCTCAAGGTCGTGGTCGACGCCGGCAACGGCATGGGCGGGCACACCGTCCCCGCGGTGCTGGGCACGGGCGCGGGGCTGCCCGCCCTGCCGCTGGACATCGTGCCGCTCTACTTCGAGCTCGACGGGTCGTTCCCGAACCACGAGGCCAACCCGCTGGAGCCGGCCAACCTGGTGGACCTGCAGCGCGCCGTCGTCGCGCACGGCGCCGACCTGGGCCTGGCGTTCGACGGCGACGCCGACCGCTGCTTCGTCGTCGACGAGCGCGGCCGCGCGGTCTCGCCGTCGGCCGTGACGGCGCTTGTGGGGCTGCGCGAGCTGGCCAAGGAGAAGGCGGCGGGCCGCGAGGCGAGCGTCATCCACAACCTCATCACCTCACGCGCCGTGCCCGAGCTGCTGACGGCCGCCGGCGCGACGACGGTGCGCACGCGCGTGGGCCACTCGTTCATCAAAGCGCAGATGGCCCAGCACCAGGCGGTGTTCGGAGGCGAGCACAGCGCGCACTACTACTTCCGCGACTTCTGGTTCGCCGACACCGGCATGCTCGCCGCGATGCACGTGCTCGCGGCGCTCGGCGGGCAGGCGCACCCCATGTCGGCCCTGTCGGAGATGTACGAGCCGTACGTCGCCTCGGGCGAGATCAACTCACGCGTGGCCGACGTGCCCGCGGCCCGCGCGCGGGTGCTCGACGCGTACCTGGCCGCCTACCCCGACGTCGAGGTCGACGAGCTCGACGGCGTGACCGTCTCGCACTGGGAGGGGCAGCCGCGCTGGTGGTTCAACCTGCGCGCGTCGAACACCGAGCCGTTGCTGCGCCTGAATGTCGAGGCGGCCGACGAGGACATCATGGAGAAGGTGCGCGACGACGTCCTCGCGCTCGTGCGCGCCGAGCCCACTGCGGCGGTCGAGCCGAGCCCGGCAGTCGAGCCGAGCCCGGCGGTCGAGCCGAGCCCGGCGGTCGAGCCTGTCGAGACCCCGGAGGCGAAGTGA
- a CDS encoding Trm112 family protein: protein MTAEIDPWVRAILRCPATGAELVDGVGPTGEPELHSTDPQRPLAYPVREGIPVLLESDARRLAAPAAPPAGA, encoded by the coding sequence GTGACCGCCGAGATCGACCCCTGGGTCCGCGCGATCCTGCGCTGCCCGGCGACGGGCGCCGAGCTGGTCGACGGCGTCGGCCCGACCGGCGAGCCTGAGCTGCACTCGACCGACCCGCAGCGGCCCCTGGCCTACCCGGTGCGCGAGGGCATCCCGGTGCTGCTGGAGTCGGACGCGCGCCGGTTGGCGGCGCCGGCCGCGCCGCCCGCGGGGGCCTGA